From a single Raphanus sativus cultivar WK10039 chromosome 3, ASM80110v3, whole genome shotgun sequence genomic region:
- the LOC108846681 gene encoding LOW QUALITY PROTEIN: uncharacterized protein LOC108846681 (The sequence of the model RefSeq protein was modified relative to this genomic sequence to represent the inferred CDS: inserted 1 base in 1 codon) translates to MGKLLCDSTATLQSPSQNVQWREPPTASVPLSDVDLVDQSTAAAAVEAAEKTMSAAATTAWDEVYGLEEQQRRHLQRLHAMGVLWKHPGGKGQTSSPPVVFRLSHGGEVSSDGNCLFTASQKALGPRGIDARDLRRRTVRRFLEDFGSAXEEEKEAIAEAIRHMYSPDLKAGWGIHIVQEEKLLAKKDERESLDSAVEELMQIGMQRETAAESIYRERCLPVNDGPSWAKYMSISGSSEDEHDIITLQYTEDGLLSVDENRQGHAAAFGDDIAIECLATEFKREIYVVQAHGSDGMVDEENCVFFLPHKPRSEIIESPLFLFMKGTGWCGGGADHYEPLIANASPMISHEKVALVL, encoded by the exons ATGGGAAAGCTTCTCTGCGATTCAACGGCGACATTGCAATCTCCGTCACAGAACGTTCAATGGAGAGAACCGCCGACAGCCTCCGTACCCCTCTCCGACGTGGATCTCGTCGACCAATCCACCGCAGCCGCCGCTGTCGAAGCGGCGGAGAAAACCATGTCCGCCGCCGCAACAACCGCGTGGGACGAGGTTTACGGTCTCGAGGAGCAGCAGAGACGGCATCTCCAGCGTCTCCACGCGATGGGCGTTCTGTGGAAGCATCCCGGCGGGAAAGGACAGACCTCGTCGCCTCCCGTCGTTTTCCGCCTCTCCCACGGCGGAGAGGTCTCCTCCGACGGGAACTGCCTCTTCACGGCGTCGCAGAAGGCCTTGGGGCCGCGTGGGATCGACGCTCGGGACCTAAGGCGGCGCACGGTGAGGAGGTTCCTGGAGGATTTCGGATCCG gggaggaggagaaggaggctATCGCGGAGGCGATTAGGCATATGTACTCGCCGGATCTGAAGGCTGGGTGGGGGATTCATATCGTTCAGGAGGAGAAGCTGCTCGCTAAGAAGGACGAGCGTGAGAGCCTAGATTCCGCCGTTGAGGAGCTCATGCAAATCGGAATGCAAAG AGAAACGGCTGCAGAGTCAATCTACAGGGAGAGATGTCTACCGGTGAACGATGGGCCTAGTTGGGCCAAGTACATGTCGATATCAGGATCATCGGAAGATGAGCATGACATCATCACCTTGCAGTATACTGAAGACGGTTTGTTGTCTGTAGATGAGAACCGGCAAGGACATGCAGCAGCTTTTGGGGATGACATTGCAATTGAATGTCTCGCCACAGAGTTCAAACGAGAAATCTATGTG GTGCAAGCGCATGGATCAGATGGGATGGTGGATGAAGAGAACTGTGTGTTCTTCCTTCCTCACAAGCCAAGAAGTGAGATAATCGAGTCTCCACTCTTTCTATTCATGAAAGGGACAg GTTGGTGTGGTGGTGGAGCAGATCATTACGAGCCTTTAATAGCAAACGCATCTCCGATGATATCTCATGAGAAAGTCGCCCTCGTTCTGTGA
- the LOC108846683 gene encoding uncharacterized protein LOC108846683, with amino-acid sequence MKKKGKVYPSPPPPSTQPPPSSSSSSRNLNEDESLSVLRLLPATILVLVSVLSTEDREVLAYLITRGNCGRTSKKNNKSSRNHKPPVFDCECFDCYTSYWLRWDSSPNRELIHEIIEAFENHHLSTGGENSKNKSKRGKKKEKKPGHRVEPVSESTVSDSHVSAPDNSLPGRLSEAEVAERETRDEVVVEESTVEIPGAAGIGGHKGLARKALLPDVLGLLNSSFWRLWNPNA; translated from the coding sequence atgaagaagaaagggaaaGTCTAcccatctcctcctcctccttctacTCAACCACCACCATCATCGTCTTCATCGTCTCGCAACCTCAACGAAGATGAGTCTCTCTCCGTGTTGAGGCTTCTCCCGGCGACGATTCTGGTTCTAGTCTCGGTTCTCTCGACCGAAGACAGAGAAGTTCTCGCTTACTTGATCACGAGAGGAAACTGTGGAAGAACCTCGAAGAAGAACAACAAATCCAGTAGAAACCACAAACCTCCTGTCTTCGACTGCGAGTGTTTCGACTGCTACACTAGCTACTGGCTCCGCTGGGATTCGTCTCCGAACCGCGAGCTCATCCACGAGATCATCGAGGCGTTCGAGAATCATCATCTCTCCACCGGCGGCGAAAACTCGAAGAACAAATCTAAAAGAGgtaagaagaaagagaagaaaccGGGTCATCGGGTCGAGCCAGTGTCCGAAAGTACAGTGTCCGATAGCCACGTGTCAGCTCCAGATAACTCTCTGCCGGGGAGATTGAGTGAAGCTGAGGTGGCGGAACGAGAGACGCGAGATGAGGTTGTCGTTGAAGAATCGACGGTGGAGATTCCGGGGGCAGCTGGGATTGGAGGACATAAGGGATTAGCGAGGAAGGCACTACTGCCGGACGTGTTGGGTCTGCTTAATTCCAGTTTTTGGCGACTTTGGAATCCGAACGCGTAA
- the LOC108846689 gene encoding probable WRKY transcription factor 75 gives MEGYQNGSSYAPFLSLTSHQNLAKSEFHQGDEEASKVREGSSRSLEVKKKGKKQRFAFQTRSQVDILDDGYRWRKYGQKAVKNNTFPRSYYRCTYGGCNVKKQVQRLTSDQEVVVTTYEGVHSHPIEKSTENFEHILTQMQIYSSFN, from the exons ATGGAGGGATATCAAAATGGATCGTCCTATGCTCCGTTTTTGTCGCTGACTTCTCATCAGAACCTTGCTAAATCGGAGTTCCATCAAGGAGATGAAGAGGCCTCTAAGGTTAGGGAAGGTTCTTCAAGAAGCTTGGAGGTGAAAAAGAAGGGGAAGAAACAAAGGTTCGCGTTTCAGACAAGGAGCCAAGTTGATATTCTTGATGATGGTTATCGATGGAGAAAATATGGCCAAAAAGCTGTCAAGAACAACACGTTCCCTAG GAGCTACTATAGGTGCACATATGGAGGATGCAATGTAAAGAAGCAAGTACAAAGATTAACGTCGGACCAAGAAGTCGTAGTCACAACCTACGAAGGCGTACACTCACATCCCATTGAAAAGTCTACAGAAAATTTCGAGCATATCCTCACCCAAATGCAAATCTACTCTTCTTTTAATTAA
- the LOC108845629 gene encoding uncharacterized protein LOC108845629, which produces MFGFLFGWRKASKCKRVLKQLQRRLNLLKNKKHVISSHLRHDIVQLLRIGERNRALRRAHDLFLDESLVSLYHSLLQFSDVILQNLSYIRRHREVSDGVYEAVSTLIFASARCGDLPELRKLRALFGERYGKPFVSTALHLLPGNRVNPQVCPCLLPLFSLFVYQVLYILALQIVENLSRISVSDDAKSNLLAEIAAEFGLPLQVLALEYTPKVHKQVTSAQPRLFQEDESEAEVYKFTLTDADLEEKQEESGNKASRDQRKVCVENDCIEERVVGKDQRIFRFMESKEETRDKKRSRRRSRTASSSPMAKDVECWRYYNIGNRRRQRKKSGQCYHIVYNVFTMWHDQKEKGQGERGIKEAKHVHPKLPDYDQIAAHFTSLRNQHQQKVP; this is translated from the exons atgttTGGTTTTTTGTTTGGATGGAGAAAGGCTTCAAAGTGCAAGAGAGTGCTGAAGCAGCTTCAGCGTCGTCTAAACCTtctcaagaacaagaaacacGTCATTTCTTCACACCTACGGCACGACATAGTCCAGTTACTCCGCATCGGTGAACGTAACCGTGCTCTTCGTCGGGCTCACGATCTCTTCCTCGATGAGAGTCTCGTGTCACTCTACCACTCGCTCCTCCAGTTCTCTGACGTCATCCTCCAAAACCTCTCTTACATTCGGAGGCATAGAGAAGTTTCTGATGGCGTCTACGAAGCGGTTTCGACGCTAATCTTTGCCTCCGCGAGGTGTGGTGACTTGCCTGAGCTAAGGAAGTTGAGGGCTCTTTTTGGAGAGAGGTACGGGAAGCCCTTTGTCTCAACGGCTCTCCATCTTCTGCCTGGTAATCGTGTCAACCCTCAGGTTTGTCcatgtcttcttcctctcttctctctatttGTCTACCAAGTACTATACATACTCGCATTGCAGATTGTAGAGAATCTCTCAAGAATCTCTGTATCGGATGATGCCAAGTCCAACTTGTTGGCTGAGATAGCAGCGGAGTTCGGCCTCCCTTTACAAGTTTTGGCACTCGAATACACTCCAAAAGTTCACAAACAG GTAACCTCTGCTCAGCCGCGTTTATTTCAAGAGGATGAAAGCGAAGCAGAAGTGTATAAGTTCACTCTCACAGACGCCGACTTGGAGGAAAAACAAGAAGAGAGCGGTAATAAAGCATCAAGGGATCAAAGAAAAGTATGTGTTGAGAATGATTGCATAGAGGAGCGAGTGGTGGGTAAAGATCAGAGAATATTCAGATTCATGGAGTCTAAAGAAGAGACAAGAGATAAAAAGAGGTCAAGGAGGAGATCAAGAACAGCATCAAGCAGTCCAATGGCCAAAGACGTGGAGTGTTGGAGGTACTACAACATTGGAAACAGGAGACGTCAAAGGAAAAAGAGTGGTCAGTGTTACCACATAGTGTACAACGTGTTTACAATGTGGCATGATCAAAAGGAAAAAGGACAAGGAGAAAGAGGTATAAAGGAAGCTAAGCATGTTCATCCTAAGCTTCCTGACTATGATCAGATTGCTGCTCACTTTACTTCCCTTAGGAACCAACACCAACAAAAGGTGCCTTGA
- the LOC108846686 gene encoding uncharacterized protein LOC108846686: protein MSSLRVCPSSFFHLRPVHLFTSSAKFRFCPSIRRELRLIPSRPSSSSSSFRRSESFPSSCSSPTPVTGSGELRNQTLGEVDEGDKIKRKLEEFNWDHSFVKELPGDPRSDVIPRKVLHACYSKVSPSVQVNDPQLVSWSDSVADLLDLDPKEFQRPDFPLLLSGAKPLPGAMPYAQCYGGHQFGRWAGQLGDGRAITLGEVLNSRGERWELQLKGAGRTPYSRFSDGLAVLRSSIREFLGSEAMHCLGIPTTRALCLLTTGRGVVRDMFYDGNPKEEPGAIVCRVSQSFLRFGSYQIHASRGKEDLEIVKKLADYAIRHHFPHIEKRSMNRSDTSNKYAAWVVEVAERTATLFARWQGVGFTHGVLNTDNMSILGQTIDYGPFGFLDGFDPSYTPNTTDLPGRRYCFANQPDIGLWNIAQFAEALAAAELINEKEADYAMERYGDKFMDEYESMMTKKLGLSKYNKEMISELLNNMAVDKVDYTNFFRLLSNVKANHNTPDDDEELLKPLEAVLLDIGKERKEAWIKWVRGYIQEVSCGSDITSSDEERKARMDLVNPKYILRNYLCQSAIDAAEQGDFSEVNNLIRLMKRPYEEQPGMEKYAGLPPAWAYRPGVCMLSCSS, encoded by the exons ATGTCGTCGTTGCGTGTGTGTCCGTCGTCTTTCTTCCACCTCCGACCCGTTCATCTCTTTACCTCCTCTGCGAAATTCCGCTTCTGCCCCTCTATTCGCCGAGAATTACGATTAATCCCTTCCcgaccttcttcttcttcttcttcgttccGTCGGTCGGAATCTTTTCCGTCTTCGTGTTCCTCTCCGACGCCGGTAACCGGTTCGGGAGAGCTGCGGAATCAAACTCTGGGAGAGGTTGATGAAGGTGATAAGATCAAAAGGAAGCTCGAAGAGTTTAACTGGGACCACTCCTTTGTTAAGGAGTTGCCTGGTGATCCCAGAAGTGATGTTATCCCTCGTAAG GTATTGCATGCTTGCTACTCAAAAGTTTCCCCATCAGTACAAGTAAACGATCCTCAGCTTGTATCATGGTCTGATTCTGTTGCAGACCTCTTGGATCTAGACCCTAAAGA ATTCCAAAGACCAGACTTCCCTCTCCTACTCTCCGGCGCCAAACCTTTACCAGGAGC AATGCCTTACGCTCAGTGCTATGGAGGACACCAGTTCGGCAGGTGGGCTGGACAGCTAGGCGACGGCCGCGCCATAACTCTCGGAGAAGTTCTCAACTCCAGAGGGGAAAGATGGGAGCTGCAGCTCAAAGGCGCGGGTAGAACTCCTTACAGCCGTTTCTCCGATGGCCTTGCTGTGCTGCGTAGCAGCATCAGGGAGTTCCTTGGCAGTGAAGCCATGCATTGTCTTGGAATCCCTACCACTCGCGCCCTTTGTCTCCTCACGACAGGTCGAGGTGTCGTCCGCGACATGTTTTACGA TGGCAATCCCAAGGAAGAGCCTGGCGCTATCGTTTGCAGGGTTTCTCAGTCGTTTCTCCGGTTCGGCTCGTACCAAATACATGCTTCTAGAGGAAAAGAGGATCTCGAGATTGTTAAGAAGCTAGCAGACTATGCCATTAGACATCATTTCCCACATATAGAGAAGAGGAGCATGAACAGAAGCGACACATCGAACAAGTATGCTG catgggttGTTGAAGTTGCGGAGCGCACAGCTACTTTATTTGCAAGATGGCAAGGTGTAGGATTCACACACGGTGTGCTCAACACTGACAATATGAGCATTTTGGGCCAGACCATTGACTACGGCCCGTTCGGGTTCTTGGATGGTTTTGATCCGAGTTACACACCGAACACAACGGACCTCCCCGGGAGAAGGTACTGTTTTGCAAACCAGCCTGACATCGGCTTGTGGAATATCGCTCAGTTTGCTGAGGCGCTGGCTGCTGCGGAGCTGATAAATGAAAAGGAAGCAGATTACGCCATGGAGAG GTACGGTGATAAGTTCATGGATGAGTATGAATCCATGATGACAAAGAAGCTTGGCCTTTCAAAGTATAACAAGGAGATGATTAGTGAACTTCTGAACAACATGGCTGTCGATAAAGTCGATTACACAAACTTCTTCAGGCTTCTTTCGAATGTAAAAGCAAACCACAACACACCTGATGACGATGAGGAGTTATTGAAACCCTTGGAAGCTGTGCTTTTGGACATtggaaaggaaagaaaagaagctTGGATCAAATGGGTGCGAGGGTATATTCAGGAGGTATCATGTGGTAGTGACATCACATCATCAGATGAAGAAAGAAAAGCAAGAATGGATTTAGTGAACCCAAAGTACATTCTGAGGAACTATCTTTGCCAAAGCGCGATAGATGCAGCTGAACAAGGTGATTTCTCAGAGGTCAACAACTTGATCCGTCTTATGAAACGGCCTTACGAGGAACAGCCTGGGATGGAGAAGTATGCTGGGTTGCCTCCAGCTTGGGCTTACAGGCCAGGCGTCTGCATGCTTTCTTGCTCCTCCTAG
- the LOC108846687 gene encoding protein EMSY-LIKE 3: MDYRPSDSSGTDDDLPPSHQNRYQRSGRPAGNGRPSVMNSTPLSRVHSSDMETQIHLIEQEAYSSILRAFKAQSDAITWEKESLITELRKELRVSDEEHRELLSRVNADEMIRRISVVPQMVHDNAPSPAVSGSRKKQKTSQSIASMGPPSPAMHPSSSSSALRRGGPPPPGPKTKKPKTVPATGIAGRPQAGGTFTNEPGESYDPLIGKKVWTKWPEDNHFYEAVITDYNPVEGRHALVYDISTPNETWEWVNLKEISPGDIRWEGEDSGVSRKGGHPGQGRGSSTKAMMPRGGPTSNNAGGGRGRGNMKIQPHKAQNGIGKKALGDIEILHTDTLINEIEKVFGSVNPNPAEVEKAMRVLRDHEQALVDAIAKLGELSDGESGNI, translated from the exons ATGGATTACCGACCTTCTGATAGTAGTG GTACTGATGATGACCTACCTCCATCACATCAAAATAGATATCAAAGGAGCGGGAGACCTGCCGGTAATGGCAGGCCTTCGGTTATGAATTCTACTCCTTTGTCAAGGGTGCACAGTAGTGACATGGAAACTCAAATTCATCTCATCGAGCAAGAAGCGTATAGCTCAATACTCCGTGCATTTAAAGCCCAGTCTGATGCTATCACTTGG gAGAAAGAAAGTTTGATCACTGAACTCAGAAAAGAACTTCGGGTGTCTGATGAGGAACACAGAGAGCTCTTATCAAGGGTCAATGCTGATGAAATGATCAGGCGGATAag TGTTGTTCCTCAGATGGTTCACGATAACGCTCCTAGTCCAGCCGTTTCAGGATCACGTAAGAAGCAAAAGACATCACAATCAATAGCCTCAATGGGCCCGCCATCTCCTGCTATGcacccatcttcttcttcttctgcgcTAAGAAGGGGAGGTCCTCCTCCACCTGGTCCAAAGACCAAGAAGCCAAAGACAGTCCCAGCTACAGGGATTGCTGGGAGGCCTCAGGCTGGTGGCACATTTACAAATGAACCAGGTGAATCGTATGACCCGTTGATTGGAAAGAAGGTATGGACAAAGTGGCCTGAGGACAACCATTTCTATGAAGCTGTTATTACCGACTACAACCCTGTGGAG GGGCGGCATGCTTTAGTATATGACATTAGCACTCCTAATGAAACTTGGGAATGGGTAAATCTTAAAGAG atATCTCCGGGAGATATCAGATGGGAAGGTGAGGACTCTGGGGTTTCTCGCAAAGGAGGACATCCTGGGCAAGGCCGTGGAAGTAGTACAAAGGCCATGATGCCTCGTGGTGGTCCTACAAGCAACAACGCCGGTGGTGGTAGAGGTAGGGGAAACATGAAGATACAGCCACACAAGGCACAGAATGGCATCGGGAAGAAAGCTTTAGGCGATATTGAAATACTCCACACTGATACACTAATAAATGAG ATAGAAAAAGTTTTTGGATCAGTTAACCCAAATCCAGCAGAGGTAGAGAAAGCAATGAGAGTGCTAAGA GATCATGAGCAAGCTCTTGTGGATGCAATTGCAAAGCTTGGAGAACTATCAGACGGAGAAAGTGGTAATATTTGA